Proteins co-encoded in one Juglans regia cultivar Chandler chromosome 16, Walnut 2.0, whole genome shotgun sequence genomic window:
- the LOC108989350 gene encoding zinc finger protein 37-like isoform X1 produces the protein MYRSCRFEQRKKFVCKFCNKRYSSGKALGGHIRTHMNENSAEKEAEGNGKGMKFPSMDGGSKNKRDSGSETGGWNSSYGLREKPKRTRWFVDSSSSSLHERFCKECGKGFQSLKALCGHMACHSEKEKMNENQKPEIDSQSVIGTSASGKLRRSNRTRYKTLDDYPLANGSSSVSEIEQEQEEAAMCLMMFSRDSGCRAGFSSVVEYSNNNSVVLEAKSSSIEVKITMKNGGNYASDMNQSVKLKKQRDELKTSEISFSDNSDSGYFKNGPKKAESDVSVDGSLTSGELKKPKVEYRSGAGGFNAELAKTSNRFNCVTSEFGGLLRNEGCDQVGRAFVVGNSRMRTKNGSYAQKRKKYECENCDMFFHSRRALGAHRASHTQINGCWESMYDRGENNTDTDHSLPLPKHCSKTLESCGVKISNNQSISGHSGKPKKSKGHECPICFRVFRSGQALGGHKRSHFYGGSEEKTIIIEQELPEFPGLIDLNLPAPIEEEADGQAEFMPWDNFFMGLRSACIRQNQEALEENQLS, from the exons ATGTACCGTTCTTGCAGATTTGAG CAAAGGAAGAAGTTTGTGTGCAAGTTTTGCAACAAAAGGTACTCATCCGGGAAGGCCTTGGGTGGGCACATCAGAACCCACATGAATGAGAATTCAGCTGAAAAAGAAGCAGAAGGTAATGGAAAGGGAATGAAGTTTCCATCTATGGATGGCGGAAGCAAGAACAAGAGAGATTCGGGGTCTGAAACTGGCGGTTGGAATTCCAGTTACGGTCTTAGAGAGAAGCCCAAGAGAACACGGTGGTTTGTGGATTCGAGTTCTAGTTCATTGCATGAAAGGTTTTGTAAAGAATGTGGCAAAGGCTTTCAGTCGTTGAAAGCTCTCTGTGGTCACATGGCTTGTCACTCCGAGAAAGAGAAGATGAATGAGAACCAGAAACCCGAAATTGATAGTCAATCAGTTATCGGGACATCGGCTTCGGGGAAGCTTAGGAGATCGAACAGAACGAGGTACAAGACTCTTGATGATTACCCTTTGGCCAACGGTTCTTCATCTGTCTCGGAGAttgaacaagaacaagaagaggCGGCTATGTGTTTGATGATGTTCTCAAGGGACTCTGGTTGTAGAGCTGGTTTCAGTTCGGTGGTGGAATATTCCAATAACAATTCAGTGGTTTTAGAGGCCAAATCATCGTCTATCGAGGTGAAAATTACAATGAAGAATGGTGGGAATTATGCATCTGACATGAATCAGTCTGTTAAGCTGAAGAAGCaaagagatgagttgaaaactTCTGAGATTAGTTTTTCCGATAATTCTGATTCTGGGTATTTTAAGAATGGACCCAAAAAGGCTGAATCAGATGTTTCTGTGGATGGATCTCTTACGAGTGGTGAATTGAAGAAGCCCAAAGTGGAATATAGATCTGGAGCTGGAGGCTTTAATGCTGAATTGGCTAAAACTTCGAACAGATTCAATTGTGTGACGTCTGAATTTGGGGGATTGCTTAGAAATGAAGGATGTGATCAAGTGGGGAGAGCTTTCGTGGTGGGTAATTCGAGAATGAGAACCAAAAATGGTTCTTATGCtcagaagagaaagaaatatgaGTGTGAGAATTGTGACATGTTCTTCCATTCTCGTCGGGCTCTAGGAGCGCACAGAGCCAGCCATACACAGATCAATGGGTGCTGGGAGTCCATGTATGATAGGGGCGAAAACAACACAGACACTGatcattctcttcctcttccaaaGCATTGCAGTAAAACCCTCGAGTCTTGcggtgtcaaaatctcaaataatcAAAGCATCTCTGGCCATTCTGGGAAGCCAAAGAAAAGCAAAGGGCATGAGTGCCCAATCTGCTTCAGAGTTTTCAGGTCGGGACAAGCTTTAGGTGGTCACAAGAGGTCTCATTTTTACGGAGGTTCTGAAGAAAAAACTATTATCATCGAACAAGAGCTCCCTGAGTTTCCTGGCCTAATTGATCTTAATCTTCCTGCACCCATCGAGGAAGAGGCAGATGGACAGGCTGAGTTCATGCCATG GGACAACTTTTTCATGGGGCTCAGGTCAGCTTGCATCAGGCAGAATCAAGAAGCACTCGAAGAGAATCAGCTCTCCTAA
- the LOC108989350 gene encoding zinc finger protein 37-like isoform X2 produces the protein MNENSAEKEAEGNGKGMKFPSMDGGSKNKRDSGSETGGWNSSYGLREKPKRTRWFVDSSSSSLHERFCKECGKGFQSLKALCGHMACHSEKEKMNENQKPEIDSQSVIGTSASGKLRRSNRTRYKTLDDYPLANGSSSVSEIEQEQEEAAMCLMMFSRDSGCRAGFSSVVEYSNNNSVVLEAKSSSIEVKITMKNGGNYASDMNQSVKLKKQRDELKTSEISFSDNSDSGYFKNGPKKAESDVSVDGSLTSGELKKPKVEYRSGAGGFNAELAKTSNRFNCVTSEFGGLLRNEGCDQVGRAFVVGNSRMRTKNGSYAQKRKKYECENCDMFFHSRRALGAHRASHTQINGCWESMYDRGENNTDTDHSLPLPKHCSKTLESCGVKISNNQSISGHSGKPKKSKGHECPICFRVFRSGQALGGHKRSHFYGGSEEKTIIIEQELPEFPGLIDLNLPAPIEEEADGQAEFMPWDNFFMGLRSACIRQNQEALEENQLS, from the exons ATGAATGAGAATTCAGCTGAAAAAGAAGCAGAAGGTAATGGAAAGGGAATGAAGTTTCCATCTATGGATGGCGGAAGCAAGAACAAGAGAGATTCGGGGTCTGAAACTGGCGGTTGGAATTCCAGTTACGGTCTTAGAGAGAAGCCCAAGAGAACACGGTGGTTTGTGGATTCGAGTTCTAGTTCATTGCATGAAAGGTTTTGTAAAGAATGTGGCAAAGGCTTTCAGTCGTTGAAAGCTCTCTGTGGTCACATGGCTTGTCACTCCGAGAAAGAGAAGATGAATGAGAACCAGAAACCCGAAATTGATAGTCAATCAGTTATCGGGACATCGGCTTCGGGGAAGCTTAGGAGATCGAACAGAACGAGGTACAAGACTCTTGATGATTACCCTTTGGCCAACGGTTCTTCATCTGTCTCGGAGAttgaacaagaacaagaagaggCGGCTATGTGTTTGATGATGTTCTCAAGGGACTCTGGTTGTAGAGCTGGTTTCAGTTCGGTGGTGGAATATTCCAATAACAATTCAGTGGTTTTAGAGGCCAAATCATCGTCTATCGAGGTGAAAATTACAATGAAGAATGGTGGGAATTATGCATCTGACATGAATCAGTCTGTTAAGCTGAAGAAGCaaagagatgagttgaaaactTCTGAGATTAGTTTTTCCGATAATTCTGATTCTGGGTATTTTAAGAATGGACCCAAAAAGGCTGAATCAGATGTTTCTGTGGATGGATCTCTTACGAGTGGTGAATTGAAGAAGCCCAAAGTGGAATATAGATCTGGAGCTGGAGGCTTTAATGCTGAATTGGCTAAAACTTCGAACAGATTCAATTGTGTGACGTCTGAATTTGGGGGATTGCTTAGAAATGAAGGATGTGATCAAGTGGGGAGAGCTTTCGTGGTGGGTAATTCGAGAATGAGAACCAAAAATGGTTCTTATGCtcagaagagaaagaaatatgaGTGTGAGAATTGTGACATGTTCTTCCATTCTCGTCGGGCTCTAGGAGCGCACAGAGCCAGCCATACACAGATCAATGGGTGCTGGGAGTCCATGTATGATAGGGGCGAAAACAACACAGACACTGatcattctcttcctcttccaaaGCATTGCAGTAAAACCCTCGAGTCTTGcggtgtcaaaatctcaaataatcAAAGCATCTCTGGCCATTCTGGGAAGCCAAAGAAAAGCAAAGGGCATGAGTGCCCAATCTGCTTCAGAGTTTTCAGGTCGGGACAAGCTTTAGGTGGTCACAAGAGGTCTCATTTTTACGGAGGTTCTGAAGAAAAAACTATTATCATCGAACAAGAGCTCCCTGAGTTTCCTGGCCTAATTGATCTTAATCTTCCTGCACCCATCGAGGAAGAGGCAGATGGACAGGCTGAGTTCATGCCATG GGACAACTTTTTCATGGGGCTCAGGTCAGCTTGCATCAGGCAGAATCAAGAAGCACTCGAAGAGAATCAGCTCTCCTAA
- the LOC108989381 gene encoding uncharacterized protein LOC108989381 produces the protein MGSKRSFDEEFPELPCKHLRKLEHSNTPNPFVELVPCENAPQEPIFSGEENDGFHNFQRHEALEKHIAIDVSNLVDKGLETNDPLSWFSSSSSEEDAGSGTSAYSSLSTEHFELDFPSRRFVPYEDTYSSFWDHSRRKQVPIGTNYQASIPLWGKHINKNKLDLTEKYNQNIDDTDSEEKLMGDCVIQMPDSGFFTGMGDYAGNGRTDCHCLDSGSVRCTHQHVMEAREKIKKTIGNEKFVSLGLSDMGEEVADRWTEEEEQIFHEVVYSNPASRGRNFWKHLSLAFPSRSRTELVSYYFNVFMLRRRAAQNRSNLLDIDSDDDEWHGSNRDSYVIGDSEEDEDSAIESLVDRHNQVDSSEEDDGSDDDDFRGDGPGRNFSDEDGGMDLMSDADVFKSLDERKFDSLGQHVDKGSDQEDLNAQDDSCLSFDCQANMASSTCGPVNSETVFKVCGVKSENGKCLQSKADWCSDAEGQFNVLEPYDAEVWDANCPSASLKGFDLISTWNMMEEIFGQDSSDKKMMGD, from the exons ATGGGATCTAAAAGGAGTTTTGATGAAGAGTTCCCAGAGCTTCCCTGTAAGCACCTAAGGAAGCTTGAGCATAGCAATACACCTAATCCATTTGTTGAACTTGTTCCCTGTGAGAATGCCCCACAGGAACCTATTTTTTCAG GGGAGGAAAATGATGGCTTCCATAACTTTCAGAGGCATGAGGCACTTGAAAAACACATTGCCATAGATGTTTCAAATTTGGTTGACAAGGGTCTTGAGACCAATGATCCCTTGTCATGGTTTTCCAGCAGTTCAAGTGAAGAAGATGCTGGGTCGGGGACATCAGCATACTCGTCCCTCTCGACAGAACATTTTGAATTAGATTTCCCATCCAGAAGATTTGTTCCATATGAGGACACCTATTCTTCTTTCTGGGATCACTCTCGTAGAAAACAGGTTCCAATTGGCACAAATTATCAAGCCAGCATTCCATTGTGGGGCAAACATATAAATAAGAACAAGTTAGACCTGACAGAGAAATATAATCAAAACATAGATGATACTGACAGTGAGGAGAAGCTGATGGGGGATTGTGTTATTCAAATGCCTGATTCAGGTTTCTTTACAGGCATGGGTGACTATGCTGGAAATGGTAGGACAGATTGTCACTGTTTGGATTCTGGCTCTGTTAGATGCACACACCAGCATGTCATGGAAGCccgggaaaaaataaaaaaaaccattggGAATGAAAAATTTGTGAGTTTAGGGTTGTCTGACATGGGCGAAGAGGTGGCAGACAGGtggactgaagaagaagagcagATCTTTCATGAGGTTGTTTACTCTAATCCTGCATCCCGGGGTAGGAATTTTTGGAAACACCTGTCATTGGCATTTCCTTCTCGAAGTAGAACAGAGCTTGTAAGCTATTATTTCAATGTATTCATGCTGCGGAGGCGTGCTGCTCAGAACAGATCTAATTTGCTGGACATAGACAGTGATGATGACGAATGGCATGGAAGCAATAGAGACTCCTATGTCATTGGAGATtcagaagaagatgaagactcTGCTATTGAGTCTCTTGTTGACCGGCATAATCAGGTGGATTCCTCTGAAGAAGATGATGGCAGTGATGATGATGACTTCCGTGGTGATGGACCTGGTAGAAATTTTTCTGATGAAGATGGTGGGATGGATCTCATGTCAGATGCAGATGTTTTCAAGTCTCTTGACGAGAGGAAGTTTGACTCCTTAGGTCAGCATGTGGATAAAGGGAGTGATCAGGAGGATCTCAATGCACAGGACGACTCATGCTTGTCATTCGATTGTCAAGCCAATATGGCTTCTAGTACTTGTGGTCCTGTTAACAGCGAAACTGTTTTTAAAGTGTGTGGAGTTAAAAGTGAGAATGGCAAATGCTTGCAGAGCAAAGCCGATTGGTGTAGTGATGCAGAGGGTCAGTTTAATGTACTGGAGCCCTATGATGCTGAAGTTTGGGATGCCAATTGCCCATCTGCATCATTAAAAGGTTTTGATCTTATATCCACATGGAACATGATGGAAGAGATTTTTGGACAAGACAGTTCGGATAAAAAGATGATGGGTGACTAA
- the LOC108989380 gene encoding UDP-glucose 6-dehydrogenase 4 has translation MVKICCIGAGYVGGPTMAVIALKCPAIEVAVVDISVSRINAWNSEQLPIYEPGLEDVVKQCRGKNLFFSTDVEKHVSEADIVFVSVNTPTKTQGLGAGKAADLTYWESAARMIADVSKSDKIVVEKSTVPVKTAEAIEKILTHNSKKINFQILSNPEFLAEGTAIQDLFNPDRVLIGGRETPEGAKAIQALKDVYAHWVPVERIICTNLWSAELSKLAANAFLAQRISSVNAMSALCEATGADVTQVSHAVGKDSRIGPKFLNASVGFGGSCFQKDILNLVYICECNGLPEVANYWKQVIKVNDYQKTRFVNRVVSSMFNTVSGKKIAILGFAFKKDTGDTRETPAIDVCKGLLGDKAQLSIYDPQVSEDQIKRDLSMKKFDWDHPVHLQSADPTSITQVSVVGDAYEATKGAHGICILTEWDEFRKLDYQRIFYNMQKPAFVFDGRNVVDVEKLREIGFIVYSIGKPLDSWLKDMPAVA, from the coding sequence ATGGTCAAGATTTGTTGCATTGGAGCCGGCTATGTCGGTGGACCTACCATGGCTGTGATTGCGCTGAAGTGCCCTGCAATTGAAGTAGCTGTGGTCGATATATCTGTATCGCGAATAAATGCCTGGAACAGTGAGCAGCTTCCCATTTACGAGCCTGGCCTTGAAGATGTAGTAAAGCAGTGCAGAGGAAAGAACCTCTTCTTCTCTACCGATGTGGAGAAACATGTTTCAGAGGCTGATATAGTCTTTGTTTCAGTTAACACCCCTACCAAAACCCAGGGCCTTGGAGCTGGCAAAGCAGCTGATCTGACATATTGGGAGAGTGCTGCTCGAATGATTGCTGATGTATCAAAATCTGACAAAATTGTGGTTGAGAAATCAACAGTGCCAGTGAAAACAGCTGAGGCAATAGAAAAGATTCTGACCCACAATAGCAAGAAGATAAACTTCCAAATTCTCTCCAACCCAGAGTTTCTTGCTGAGGGAACTGCAATTCAAGACCTCTTCAATCCAGATAGGGTTCTCATCGGAGGTAGGGAGACCCCAGAAGGTGCAAAGGCAATACAAGCTTTGAAAGATGTTTATGCACATTGGGTCCCTGTGGAACGAATAATTTGTACTAATCTTTGGTCTGCCGAGCTTTCTAAGCTTGCTGCCAATGCCTTCTTGGCACAGAGGATCTCTTCTGTGAACGCCATGTCAGCACTCTGTGAAGCCACCGGTGCAGATGTCACCCAAGTTTCCCATGCTGTAGGCAAGGACTCAAGAATTGGGCCCAAGTTCTTGAATGCCAGTGTTGGTTTTGGAGGGTCTTGCTTCCAGAAGGACATCTTGAACTTGGTCTACATCTGTGAGTGCAATGGCCTTCCCGAGGTTGCAAACTACTGGAAGCAGGTTATTAAGGTGAATGACTACCAGAAGACACGGTTTGTGAATCGGGTAGTCTCCTCAATGTTCAACACAGTCTCAGGGAAGAAGATTGCAATTCTTGGGTTTGCCTTCAAGAAGGACACAGGTGATACTAGGGAGACCCCAGCCATTGATGTGTGTAAAGGACTGTTGGGGGACAAAGCCCAGTTAAGCATTTACGATCCACAGGTGTCTGAGGATCAGATCAAGAGGGATCTTTCGATGAAGAAGTTTGATTGGGATCATCCAGTTCATCTTCAATCAGCAGATCCTACCTCCATCACACAAGTTAGTGTGGTTGGGGATGCTTATGAGGCCACAAAGGGTGCTCATGGAATCTGCATTCTGACTGAGTGGGATGAGTTCAGGAAGCTTGATTACCAGAGGATTTTTTATAACATGCAGAAGCCTGCATTTGTGTTTGATGGACGCAATGTTGTGGATGTTGAGAAGTTGAGGGAAATTGGGTTTATTGTTTACTCCATTGGGAAGCCGCTAGATTCATGGCTCAAGGACATGCCCGCTGTGGCATAA
- the LOC108989392 gene encoding 50S ribosomal protein L19-2, chloroplastic-like isoform X2: protein MQSLRGCIRLVRRQGLDSLNNVDFKSNGSRFAGAKFHGSLVGSSSKFTYRPALAYTRIGSQAEKSTPPNNGMPLVSTSCISSRLGLYQSGGLIPSFRSRCISTVENLVESASQDSASVSDVAPRIKFKRLDKTAKHIMQILDKEAVEEVRSKKEMPDIKPGYIVQLKVEVPENKRRVSILKGIVIARRNAGLNTTFRIRRLVAGVGVESLFPLYSPNIKEIKVLDKKKVKRAKLYYLRDKMNALKKQ, encoded by the exons ATGCAATCTTTGCGTGGGTGTATCCGATTGGTCCGGAGGCAAGGACTTGACAGCTTAAACAATGTTGATTTCAAATCAAATGGTTCTCGCTTTGCTGGTGCCAAATTTCATGGGAGCTTAGTCGGGTCTTCCTCCAAGTTCACTTATCGGCCGGCTCTCGCATAT ACAAGAATTGGCTCCCAAGCTGAGAAATCAACACCACCTAATAATGGTATGCCGTTGGTATCAACATCATGCATAAGTTCTCGGCTGGGTTTGTATCAATCGGGAGGTTTGATACCTTCTTTCCGTAGCCGGTGCATTTCAACCGTTGAAAATCTTGTGGAATCGGCTTCACAAGATTCTGCGTCTGTCTCCGATGTAGCTCCCCGCATCAAATTTAAAAGGCTCGACAAGACTGCCAAGCACATAATGCAG ATTCTAGATAAGGAAGCTGTAGAAGAAGTGAGGTCAAAGAAAGAAATGCCTGATATAAAACCTGGCTACATTGTCCAACTCAAAGTG GAAGTGCCTGAGAACAAGCGACGTGTTTCAATTCTGAAAGGCATTGTTATAGCAAGACGTAATGCTGGTTTAAATACTACATTTAGAATAAGGAGGCTAGTAGCTGGCGTTGGAGTTGAATCTCTCTTCCCTCT GTATTCACCTAACATAAAGGAGATAAAGGTGCTGGACAAGAAGAAGGTGAAAAGGGCCAAGCTTTACTATCTCAGAGACAAAATGAACGCACTTAAGAAGCAATAG
- the LOC108989392 gene encoding 50S ribosomal protein L19-2, chloroplastic-like isoform X1 — MQSLRGCIRLVRRQGLDSLNNVDFKSNGSRFAGAKFHGSLVGSSSKFTYRPALAYQTRIGSQAEKSTPPNNGMPLVSTSCISSRLGLYQSGGLIPSFRSRCISTVENLVESASQDSASVSDVAPRIKFKRLDKTAKHIMQILDKEAVEEVRSKKEMPDIKPGYIVQLKVEVPENKRRVSILKGIVIARRNAGLNTTFRIRRLVAGVGVESLFPLYSPNIKEIKVLDKKKVKRAKLYYLRDKMNALKKQ; from the exons ATGCAATCTTTGCGTGGGTGTATCCGATTGGTCCGGAGGCAAGGACTTGACAGCTTAAACAATGTTGATTTCAAATCAAATGGTTCTCGCTTTGCTGGTGCCAAATTTCATGGGAGCTTAGTCGGGTCTTCCTCCAAGTTCACTTATCGGCCGGCTCTCGCATAT CAGACAAGAATTGGCTCCCAAGCTGAGAAATCAACACCACCTAATAATGGTATGCCGTTGGTATCAACATCATGCATAAGTTCTCGGCTGGGTTTGTATCAATCGGGAGGTTTGATACCTTCTTTCCGTAGCCGGTGCATTTCAACCGTTGAAAATCTTGTGGAATCGGCTTCACAAGATTCTGCGTCTGTCTCCGATGTAGCTCCCCGCATCAAATTTAAAAGGCTCGACAAGACTGCCAAGCACATAATGCAG ATTCTAGATAAGGAAGCTGTAGAAGAAGTGAGGTCAAAGAAAGAAATGCCTGATATAAAACCTGGCTACATTGTCCAACTCAAAGTG GAAGTGCCTGAGAACAAGCGACGTGTTTCAATTCTGAAAGGCATTGTTATAGCAAGACGTAATGCTGGTTTAAATACTACATTTAGAATAAGGAGGCTAGTAGCTGGCGTTGGAGTTGAATCTCTCTTCCCTCT GTATTCACCTAACATAAAGGAGATAAAGGTGCTGGACAAGAAGAAGGTGAAAAGGGCCAAGCTTTACTATCTCAGAGACAAAATGAACGCACTTAAGAAGCAATAG